One Methanobacterium sp. genomic region harbors:
- a CDS encoding peptidylprolyl isomerase, with amino-acid sequence MAIKEGDFIRLKYTGKVQETGDIFDTTSEEVAEEEGLVTENKTFGPIPIAVGVGHVLKGLDKGLVGMEVGEAKSIEVPPEEGFGVRDPKLTQLIPMSEFKKQNIRPQKGMNITLEGHNGKIRSISGGRVTVDFNHEFAGKTLVYDVEVEKIIEDDTEKVYGIIELQYPNPNIKPEDHEVKMEDGKVIIYLNEMAKFDNQITYAKFRIARDIWDNMGIDRVEFVDVFEKKVNTEEEKEEETEAEE; translated from the coding sequence ATGGCAATAAAAGAAGGAGATTTTATAAGGCTTAAATACACTGGAAAAGTTCAGGAAACCGGTGATATATTTGATACAACAAGTGAGGAAGTAGCTGAAGAAGAAGGACTTGTCACTGAAAATAAAACTTTTGGTCCAATCCCAATAGCTGTAGGAGTAGGACATGTATTAAAAGGACTCGATAAAGGTTTAGTTGGTATGGAAGTAGGTGAAGCGAAATCAATCGAAGTACCTCCAGAAGAAGGATTTGGAGTAAGGGACCCAAAATTAACCCAGCTTATACCAATGAGTGAATTCAAAAAACAGAACATCAGGCCTCAAAAAGGTATGAACATCACATTAGAAGGGCACAATGGTAAAATAAGGAGCATAAGTGGTGGAAGAGTAACCGTGGACTTCAACCATGAATTTGCTGGAAAAACACTCGTATACGACGTGGAAGTTGAAAAAATAATTGAAGATGACACTGAAAAAGTATACGGAATCATAGAACTCCAGTACCCTAACCCAAATATAAAACCTGAAGACCATGAAGTAAAAATGGAAGACGGAAAAGTAATAATCTACCTCAATGAAATGGCTAAATTCGACAACCAGATTACCTATGCAAAATTCAGAATTGCAAGGGATATATGGGACAACATGGGTATAGACAGAGTCGAATTTGTGGATGTATTCGAGAAAAAAGTAAACACTGAAGAAGAAAAAGAAGAAGAAACTGAAGCAGAAGAATAA
- a CDS encoding AAA family ATPase, whose product MKIAITGKGGVGKTTLSGTLACILSQRYKVFAIDADPDMNLASSLGITEPITPISKMKDLIKERTGAESGTSFGEVFKMNPKISDLPESLSINYDNEGNLKLLVMGTIDKGGEGCICPASVLLKALMRNLILKKDEFIILDMEAGIEHLGRKTAEAVDLMIIVVEPGLKSIETAARIKKLASDIGIPKLACVINKVSNETEENFATQKIKEIGLEVIGTIPRDEEVIRADMEGHPLAKYPDSAAFKSIAKIAEIILS is encoded by the coding sequence ATGAAAATTGCAATAACTGGAAAAGGAGGGGTCGGTAAAACAACCCTTTCTGGTACATTAGCATGTATATTGTCACAACGTTATAAAGTATTCGCTATAGATGCAGATCCAGACATGAACCTTGCATCAAGTCTTGGGATCACGGAGCCAATTACTCCAATATCCAAGATGAAAGATCTTATAAAAGAAAGAACCGGTGCAGAATCAGGAACATCATTTGGAGAAGTTTTTAAGATGAATCCAAAGATAAGCGACCTTCCAGAATCTTTATCTATAAATTATGACAATGAAGGCAATTTAAAACTCCTTGTAATGGGTACCATTGACAAGGGAGGCGAAGGATGTATCTGCCCTGCATCTGTGCTTCTTAAAGCACTCATGAGAAATTTAATTCTTAAAAAAGATGAATTTATTATACTTGACATGGAAGCAGGGATAGAACACCTGGGTAGAAAAACTGCTGAAGCCGTTGATTTAATGATCATCGTTGTTGAACCCGGACTTAAATCCATTGAAACTGCAGCAAGAATTAAAAAACTTGCAAGTGATATTGGTATCCCCAAACTTGCCTGTGTTATAAATAAAGTGTCCAATGAAACAGAAGAAAACTTTGCGACTCAAAAAATTAAAGAAATCGGGCTTGAAGTTATTGGCACTATTCCACGGGACGAAGAAGTTATAAGAGCAGATATGGAAGGACATCCTCTTGCCAAGTATCCTGACTCGGCAGCTTTTAAATCAATAGCAAAAATTGCAGAAATTATTTTAAGTTAA
- a CDS encoding KEOPS complex subunit Pcc1: MQIESTVIFTYETEEEAKIALGSLKPDNIGFIESHVENNSLICKLDSESLRTTLATVDDILFCEMMAEKVIDFTKEETK, from the coding sequence ATGCAAATTGAATCTACAGTTATTTTCACATATGAAACAGAAGAAGAAGCTAAAATAGCTTTAGGATCACTTAAACCGGACAATATAGGCTTTATTGAATCACATGTTGAAAATAACAGTCTTATATGTAAATTAGATTCAGAATCACTTCGAACTACTCTTGCAACGGTAGATGATATTCTTTTTTGTGAGATGATGGCTGAAAAAGTGATTGATTTTACAAAAGAAGAAACTAAATAA
- the serS gene encoding serine--tRNA ligase: MKFTLKGEILFSKDAEDARKDIEEFINHANNEIFLKGVPEEQKQDASQIVSWDLIGNTLKVEMVSGRRGRAHDALLRVKKPLTQLLGKQYRLGVRKIIVNYYKIEIPTEEKVDLKDVPYVDNYEVKDDEVVLEFKDLEEGDLRNHTIDRVIKHVTSAIASSIPETECGPSDILTKQVTKVEPGTILGKSCMQKYFFEGDPTEEAARLGWVKKFPGKGQWFYAPPLVALQHALEEIFVEKLIEKLDFEECLFPKLIPIPVMEKMKYLEGLPEGMYYCSAPRRDPLVFDKFRSELEIKREVPIDLLKEGLKDPSYVLAPAQCEPFYEFLSHQVVDEKDLPIKFFDRSGWTYRWEGGGAKGLDRVHEFQRIELVWLGTPEQCNEIRDQTVEISHQIADDLELDWYTEVGDDPFYLEGRKVENRGIEFPDIPKKEMRLNVPGQEKGVAIVSANIHGTHFVEGFSIKETHNHGVWTGCTGIGLTRIVFGFLAQKGFDPENWPEDVRRRFKKVKVPKILTWP, from the coding sequence ATGAAATTCACTCTTAAAGGAGAAATATTATTCAGTAAAGATGCAGAAGATGCACGTAAAGATATAGAAGAATTTATAAACCACGCTAATAATGAAATATTCTTAAAAGGAGTACCTGAAGAGCAGAAACAGGATGCATCCCAGATAGTAAGCTGGGATTTAATTGGAAACACTTTGAAGGTTGAAATGGTATCTGGAAGACGGGGAAGAGCACATGATGCATTATTACGTGTTAAAAAACCACTCACTCAACTTTTAGGTAAACAGTACCGTCTAGGTGTGCGAAAAATAATTGTGAATTATTATAAAATTGAGATACCAACTGAAGAAAAAGTAGATCTGAAAGATGTCCCTTATGTGGACAACTATGAAGTAAAAGATGATGAAGTAGTTCTTGAATTTAAAGATCTGGAAGAAGGGGACTTAAGAAACCATACCATTGATAGGGTTATTAAACACGTGACAAGCGCCATTGCAAGTTCCATTCCTGAAACAGAATGTGGTCCTTCCGATATACTCACCAAGCAGGTGACCAAAGTTGAACCAGGTACAATTTTAGGAAAAAGCTGCATGCAGAAATATTTCTTTGAAGGTGACCCGACTGAAGAAGCTGCTAGACTGGGATGGGTTAAAAAATTCCCTGGCAAAGGCCAGTGGTTCTACGCACCGCCGCTTGTGGCGCTTCAGCATGCATTAGAAGAAATATTTGTAGAAAAGCTTATTGAAAAGCTTGATTTTGAGGAATGTCTGTTTCCAAAACTCATTCCAATTCCAGTAATGGAGAAAATGAAATACTTAGAAGGTCTTCCTGAAGGGATGTACTACTGTTCCGCGCCAAGAAGAGACCCATTAGTATTTGATAAATTCCGCAGTGAGCTTGAAATCAAACGCGAAGTCCCAATTGACCTTCTGAAGGAAGGTTTAAAGGATCCTTCTTATGTACTGGCCCCAGCACAGTGTGAGCCGTTCTATGAGTTTTTAAGCCACCAGGTTGTGGATGAAAAGGACCTCCCAATTAAATTCTTTGACAGGAGCGGTTGGACATACCGTTGGGAAGGTGGGGGAGCTAAAGGTCTGGATAGAGTCCACGAATTCCAACGTATAGAACTTGTATGGCTTGGAACACCTGAGCAGTGTAATGAAATAAGGGATCAAACCGTTGAAATTTCCCACCAGATCGCTGATGATCTGGAACTTGACTGGTACACAGAAGTAGGAGACGATCCGTTCTACCTGGAAGGTAGGAAAGTAGAAAACCGTGGAATTGAATTCCCAGATATTCCTAAAAAAGAAATGAGACTTAATGTGCCAGGTCAAGAGAAAGGAGTTGCAATCGTATCTGCAAATATCCACGGAACCCACTTTGTGGAAGGATTTTCAATAAAAGAAACCCACAACCATGGAGTATGGACAGGGTGTACAGGTATTGGTTTAACCCGTATTGTGTTTGGGTTCCTTGCACAGAAAGGTTTCGACCCTGAAAACTGGCCAGAAGACGTTAGAAGAAGGTTTAAAAAAGTTAAAGTGCCAAAAATACTTACCTGGCCTTAA
- a CDS encoding nucleotidyltransferase family protein, translated as MPSKQEFVRDFIERDRKLLFEDCKKDQEYLEHENEFKIIADFTEYSPLHMGHRHCMMRAKEKVEDGIFVAVVPGLFERSGRGLPYIMSRHARADSAVAVGADIVIEGPPMGIMGSGQYSLCLAKTFKALDADYIPRGYKPVQGFQEILHRISDGKGVAPKPYKIIDMDTKEVLIKGKLHEDNYVIVSLSRSLKKINFDFKDKFIFVPRIEGVSGTKIREAVLKRNLSSVEDMLPIETIEVLNREMARERAPLHNCRDEEGIIELVNEGSREYLKSLALLDDKTVENLIKNRPFKNMADIEECISWGFSRHYKNRILSSLEARIDKKTVSSYIDKYPSVIRVLNFKDKDTLKNFKNNIPTRRIEIWQ; from the coding sequence ATGCCTTCAAAACAGGAATTTGTCAGAGATTTTATAGAGCGGGATCGAAAACTCTTATTTGAGGATTGTAAAAAGGATCAGGAATACTTGGAGCATGAAAACGAATTTAAAATAATTGCAGACTTTACAGAATATTCTCCACTGCATATGGGTCACAGGCACTGCATGATGAGGGCAAAGGAAAAAGTTGAAGATGGAATCTTTGTTGCAGTAGTTCCCGGGCTATTTGAGCGAAGCGGCAGGGGGCTGCCATACATCATGTCACGCCATGCAAGGGCTGATTCTGCGGTGGCTGTTGGGGCAGATATAGTCATAGAAGGCCCTCCAATGGGTATAATGGGCTCTGGTCAATATTCGTTATGTCTTGCAAAGACTTTTAAAGCATTGGATGCAGATTATATTCCTAGGGGTTATAAACCGGTTCAAGGTTTTCAAGAGATACTCCATAGAATCTCGGATGGAAAAGGAGTAGCTCCAAAACCCTACAAAATAATTGATATGGATACAAAAGAGGTTTTAATTAAGGGTAAACTTCATGAAGATAATTATGTCATCGTATCTCTTTCAAGGTCCCTTAAAAAGATAAATTTTGATTTCAAAGATAAATTCATCTTTGTACCGCGTATTGAAGGAGTAAGTGGCACTAAAATTAGAGAAGCTGTTTTAAAAAGAAATTTAAGTTCTGTTGAAGATATGCTGCCCATTGAAACTATTGAAGTTTTAAACAGGGAAATGGCACGTGAAAGGGCTCCCCTTCATAACTGTCGAGATGAAGAAGGCATAATTGAACTTGTAAATGAAGGATCAAGAGAATATTTAAAATCGCTTGCACTTTTAGATGATAAAACTGTAGAAAACCTCATAAAAAACAGGCCGTTTAAAAATATGGCTGATATAGAAGAATGTATTTCATGGGGTTTCAGCAGGCACTATAAAAATAGAATTTTGTCATCTCTGGAGGCAAGAATAGATAAAAAAACAGTATCCTCATATATTGATAAGTATCCATCCGTTATCCGCGTGTTAAACTTTAAGGATAAGGACACACTTAAAAATTTTAAAAATAATATACCCACAAGGAGGATAGAAATATGGCAATAA